GACGGTCGAGCGTAATGAATTGATCGGTGCCGAAGCGCGACAGCAAGTCCGGGCGGGTCACCGCCTCCAGCCGCAGCACTTCGGTATTGACCAGTGCCCCGCTGTCGGCCAGGGCCTGGGCCCAGCCGCTGCGCTGGTCGAGCGCCACACCGTCGAAGGTGACGATGGACCCGACCCCGCTTTGCGTCGCGATGTAGTTGCGCCGCTTCAACTCGGCCAGGGCTTCACGCAAAGTGCCTCGGCTGACTTTGAATTCTTCAGCCAACTGATGCTCGCCCGGCAAATGAAAGCCGTCCTCCATGAGGCCACTTTCGATGCGCCGGATAAGCTCGTCGACCACCCGTTGTTTCTTGTCAAATCGTACCTGTCTAATCATGTACAAATTGATACCCGAAACGGGCTGGGACGGGCAAGGAATATTTATGGAAAGGTGACGGAAGGAGCGGGATTGAAAATCACCCTGTGGGAGCGAGCCTGCTCGCGAAAGCGGTGTTGCTGACACGTTGATGCTGGATGTGCCAATGCCTTCGCGAGCAGGCTCGCTCCCACACTTAATGAGCTGTCAGCGCTGTTTCAGACGGTCAATCACCACCGCCAGCAACAAGATCGAACCACGAATCACGTACTGATAAAACGTATCGATGTTCTTCAGGTTCATCGCATTCTCGATGATCGCCAGAATCAACACCCCGGCAATCACATGCCGAATCATGCCGATCCCGCCGCTCAGCGAAACGCCACCCAACACACAAGCCGAAATTACTGTCAGCTCGAAACCCTGGCCGATCATTGGCTGGCCCGACGTCATGCGCGACGCCAGGATCACACCCGCCAACGCGCCGATCACGCCATGCACGGCGAAGATGATGATCTTGGTCCGGTCAACGTTAACGCCCGCCAGCAGTGCCGCTTCCTGGTTGCCGCCGATGGCCATGGTATTGCGCCCGTAGGTGGTGTAGTTGAGCAGCCAGCCGAAGAACAGGAAGCAGACGATGGTGATCAGGATCGGCACCGGCACGCCAAACAACTGGCCATTGCCGAAGACGAAGAACGATTCCTGGGACACACCCACCGCTTTGCCGTTGGCAAAAATGTAAGCCAGGCCGCGCACGATCTGCATGGTTGCCAGCGTGGTGATCAACGCGTTGACCCGCAGCTTGGCAATCACGATCCCGTTGATCAGCCCGACGATCAAGCCCATCACCAGCGCCGCGCTGACGCCGAGAAACACGCTGTCGGTGTCGCGCATCACCACCGCCGCGACCACCCCGGCACAGGCAATCACCGAACCCACCGACAAGTCGAAATGCCCGGACGCCAGGCAATACAACATGGTGCACGCGGCAATCCCGGTGGTGGAAATCGCCAGGCCCAGACCACGCATGTTCAACGGTGAGAGGAAGTTGTCGATGAGCAAGGTGCAGAGCACGAAGATCCCGACAGCGGCGAGCAGCATGACCCAGTCATCAAGAAAGCGCCGCAGGTCCAGGGGTTTGCGCACAGTCGGCAGGGTTTCGTTTTGGGTTGTCATCATAGTCACCTCTCAGTTCGCCACGCCGTCAGCGCGGTGGCGCGGCAAAGCCAGTTGCAGCAGGTTGGATTCATTGGCCTGTTCGCGGCTCAGTTCGCCGCGCATGGCGCCTTCACAGAGCACCAGGATGCGGTCGGAAATGCCCATCACTTCCATCAGGTCGCTGGACACCACGATCACCGCAATACCGTCAGCCGCGAGGTTATGGATGATCTGGTAAATCTCGGCCTTGGCGCCGATGTCGATGCCTCGGGTGGGTTCGTCGAGCAGCAGGACTTTCATCGGCATCGACAGCCAACGACCGAGGATCGCCTTCTGCTGATTGCCGCCGGACAGGTACATGATTTTTTGCGCCGCGTTGGGCGTCTTCACTTTCAGCGCCTTGATCTGCTTGTCGGCGTTGCCCTTTTCCCACAGGCCGCGCAACAGGCAACCGAAGGTGGAATGGGCGCCACGGGCGCTGATGTTGATGTTCTCGGCGACGCTGGAGAGCGGCATGATGCCCTCCTTCTTGCGGTCCTCCGGGCACAGCAAAATGCCGGCGGCGATCGCGTCGCGCGTTGAGCGCAGTTTCAGCTCATGGCCACGCAGCTCAAGGCGTCCGGCGGTGTTGCGCTCCAGGCCGCTGAGCATGCGAAACAGCTCGGTACGACCGGCACCCACAAGGCCGAACAAGCCGAGAATCTCGCCTTTGTGCGCCTCGAAACTTACCGGTTCGCGCAGGCCTGGCCCAAGCAGGCCGTCGACCTTCAACGCCACCGCGCCACGGGGGCGCGAGCGATAATCGTAGATGTCCTGGATGTCGCGGCCGACCATGCAGGTGACCAGTTGGTCGTGGGTCAGCTCGCTCATGTCCTCGAAGGTGCGCACGTAGCGGCCGTCCTTGAACACGGTCACCGCGTTGCAGATACGGAACACTTCTTCCATGCGATGGGAAACGTACAACACCACTTTGCCCTCATCGCGCAGGCGACCGATGATCGCCATCAAGCGATCGATCTCCCGCGCCGACAGGCTGCTGGTGGGCTCGTCGAAGGCGATCACATGGGCACCTCGGGACAAGGCTTTGGCGATTTCCACCAATTGCCGCTGACCGAGGGACAGGCGCCCGACTTTCTCTTGCGGGTCGATTTCGTCGGCCAGGCCCTTCAGGCAGGCCAGGGCTTGCTGACGCAGGGTGCCGCGATTGATCAGGCCGAAACTGGCGGGCAAGTGACCGAGAAACAGGTTTTCCGCCACGGTCATTTCCGGCACCAGGTGCAGTTCCTGGTGGATCACCGCGACGCCGCTGCCGATGCTGTCGGCCGTGGACTTGAAGACCTTCGTTTGCTCGCCGATCTGCAAATCGCCGCTACTGGGGGTGTAGGCACCACCAAGGATTTTCAGCAGGGTCGACTTGCCGGCGCCGTTCTCGCCCATCAAGGCATGAACCTGGCCCGGATGGGCGACGAAGCTGATGCCATCCAGCGCCTTCACCCCGGGGAACGTCTTGCCGATGCCGTTGAAGCGCAGGCTGCCACCGGCAGTGTGTTGTTGTACTTGTGTTTGCGCGTGCATAACCACCTCATCACACCGATCAGGCAACCCCGTTGCCGGGGCTGCCGATGAAATCAATCGAGCCTCAGTTCCACAGGCCGATCTTTTCCAGTTCCTGCTTGAAGTTGTCGCGGGTGATCAGCGTCACGTCGTCCATCGCGGTGTACTTCGCTGGCTCTTTGCCGGTCGTAACCCAGTCGTAGATCATCGCGGCCGTGTTGTAGCCCTCGATGTGCGGGCTTGGCAGCATCGAACCATAGAAGCCGCTGTTGGGTTTCTTCAGTTCGCCGATGGCGTCGGTGCCGTTGATGCCGATGCCGATCACGTTCGCCGCAGCGAAGCCTGCAGCCTCGGTGGCGCGCACGCCGCCCAGTACGGTGTTGTCGTTCATCCCGCCGATGATCAGGTTTTTCGCCGCACCCGGCAGTTTCACCAAGGCCGAGTTGGTGGCGTCCATGCTGCCCGGCACGTCGAGGGTTTTCAGGGCCGAGAACAGAATGTGGTCTTTCGGCATGCCGGCATCTTCCAGCGCCTTGACCGAACCGTCGGTGCGTTTCTTGCCGGTGTCGAGTTCGTTGTAGGTGTTGATCACCGCGTAGGTGTCTTTCCAGTCCCAGCCGCGTTTTTTCGCTTCAGTGGCCATGGCGGTGCCTTGTTTCTGGCCGACTTCGAACGCCGCCATGCCGAGGTACGGCACGTCTTCCATGAACTTGCCGCTGGCATCGACGAAACGGTCATCGACGGCAATCACTTTCAAGCCGTTGAGCTTGGCCTTGGCCATGATCGCCGGGCCCAGGGACACGTCTGGCGGGCAAATCACGAAGCCCTTGGCGCCGTTAGCGGCGAGGCTGTCGATGGCCGAGAGGGTTTTCTCGCCATCAGGCACGGCGATCTTGATCAGGGTGAAGCCCTTCTCTTTCCCGGCCTTTTCGGCGAACGCCCATTCGGTCTGGAACCAAGGCTCTTCCGCTTGCTTGACCAGAAAACCGATTTTCACTTCCTCGGCCGCCACCAGCGTGCTGCTCAGGCTGACCGCAGTGACCGCCAAAGCGGCACAGCACAGGGAACGGATTGCATGACGACGATTCATAAGCTGACTCCTTGTTATTTTTTTTGAGCGTTATTTGAAAGCGGTGAAACCGTATTGCCAATAGTCATATCGTATGATGATTGGATTTCAAGCGTAGTTGTACGCCTGAAATCCCGTTCACTCAGTCGTGGTACATCACCGAGCGCCCGCCATCGATGGTGATGCACGAGGCATTGATGAACGGCGCTTCATCACTGGCCAGAAATACAGCGGTCATGGCCACTTCAACAGGCTGGCCGATACGCTTGGGTGGATGCAGATCGAAGGCGCGCTGACGTTCGGCGTGGGGGTCGGCAAACCCGTTCCAGTAGTCGACGTTCAGTTGCGTTTCAATGTAGCCCGGCGCAATGGCGTTGACGCGAATGCCCTTGGGTGCGTATTCAATGCCCAAGGCGCGGGTCAGGCCGAGCAAGCCGTGCTTGGCCACCGGGTACGGGAAGCAGCCTGGAATGATGTGGCTGGAATGGGTCGAGGCAATGTTGATGATGCTGCCGATGCCCTGCTCGATCATCTGCGGCAACACAGCCTTGCAGCCGAACCAGGCGCCATCGAGGTCGATGGCAAAGCAGCGGCGCCAGTCCTCTTCGGTCATTTGCAGCGGATCGAGGAAGACATTGACCCCGGCGCAGTTGACCAGCACGTCGATCCGACCGTGACGCTCGACCGCTAATCTGGCCATGGCGTGCAGATCCTGCTGCTGCGAAACGTCGGCCTTGAGCGCCACGACATCGGCACCCTGGTTCCGCCAGTGCGCCGCGACTGCTTCGACTTTTTCGCCCTGGATATCGCTGATGACCAACCTGGCTTGCTGGGAGGCGAACGTCGCGACAATCGCCTCACCAATGCCCTGAGCGGCGCCGGTCAGCAGCACGACTTTGTTTTTCAGGCGCTCGCCTTTCGGCGGCTCGGGCACTGGGGGCAAGGACAGAGGTTCAGACATGGATCAAGACTCCGGTTCCACAGCACGACGAAAACCGGGCATCCAAGGATGTCCGGTCAAAAGGCGTTGAACGCTGGAAAGAAACAGGCGAACGCAAAAACGTTTCAGCGAGGAGACGTTCTGAAGCACTGATTCCGCAAGGGAATGCGGTGGAATATCGCTGCATCACTTCACCTGTTTTGTTTTTTTAAGTGTGAGTGCGTGTAACTGATGGCGCCGACTATAAACCCGACCGCCAAATAATCTCAATATATAATTTAACATCCCATATTTTGGGATCTAACCAGCAAATCGAGTGCATCGCTTCCCGGGCATATCGAGGCGAATTGACAACATCGCCCCATCCAGCGGATGCCCAAGCGGGCTCGCGGCGCTGGTGATGTACAGCGTTTTCAAGTCGTCGCCACCGAACACGCAACTGGTCGGTCGGCTGACAGGCAGCTCAATCAGCTGATCAACCTTGCCTTCCGGGCTCAGCCGTAACAGGCAACTACCGTCCCAACGGGCGTTCCAGATGAACCCTTCGGCATCCATCGCCGAGCCGTCCGGACCGCCGCGCCCATGAGGACCGAACCAGGGCTGAGCCGGCTCGAGGCTGCCGTCGGTACGAATGAAATGCTGATACAGCGTGCCGTCGAGGCTGTCGCCGAAACACACGGTCGTAGCGTCATCGCTCCACAGCAGCGTGTTGGGAATGCCTAGGCCACGCAGCAGCGGCGTCACCCGCGCATCGCGATCAATGCGGAACAGACCGCCGGAACGCCGTTCAATGGGCAAGTCTTCGCCCTGCTCACCGATGTTGTTTTGCATGGTGCCTAGCCACAGCCGGCCTTGGGCATCGCAGCGAGCTTCATTGGCGCGGTTGCCCGGTTGCGGATCGGCGACGCAGAGTAATGTCAGCCGTGGCTCCAGACCCGGCGAATCCAGATCGAGGCGATAGATGCCACTGCTCAAGGTCACGAGCGCGTCGCCGCTTTCGCAGGGAATGAACGCCGAAACGTGCTCCGGCATCTGCCAGATCTGTACGTTGGCGCCGATCAGCCGCAGCGCTTGCTTGCCGGCGATGTCCACCCAATACAACGCCCGGGTTGGCACATCCCAAAACGGGCCTTCGCCAAGCTGCGCCCGGTGTTCGGTAACCGCAGTCCACTCCATGAAACCTCCTGCTTTCTTATTGTTTTTCGTGTGGGAGCCTGGCTTGCCGGCTCCTACAGGCTCTTCATTCTCAACTGGCTTTTTTGTCGGCCATGAATTGCGGGTAATAGCGCTTGATGGCGAGGTCGGCGTTGTCGATCAGGGTCATGCAGGCCCAGACACCCCGTGCGGCATCCCGCGCGGCGATGGCATCGGCCATGTCTTTGTGAATCGGCAAGGTACGGCGCAGTTCATCGGGGTCGGCGGCGGACACCTCAAAACACACCGCCAGCAGCGCGCCAAGGGCCGGGACCATTTGTTCGATGAATTGATTGTGGCTGGCGGCGAGAATGCACTCGTGGAAGAACTGGTCGGCGCGGTTGTAATCGACGCCGCTGTCCACTGCGCGCTCGAGTGCGTTGTAGGCCAGTAAAACGGCCTCCACCTGCTCGGCAGTCGCTCGTTCGCAAGCCCAGCGCACGGCCATCGGTTCGATGGTACGGCGCAGGTCGAGTAAGTCATCGACGAAGTTTTCCGGCAAACCGCTGCGTGAAAGCCAACCGACGACTTGCGGATCGAACAGATTCCAGCGCCGAACCGGCAACACCCGCGTACCAACTTTCGGCCCGACTTCGAGCATCCCTTTGGCGACCAGGGTCTTGATGGCTTCGCGGATGACCGTGCGGCTGACGCCGAGTTGTTCGCCAAGGTCGGCTTCGACCTTGAGGGTTTCGCCGGGTTTTACTTGCCCGGTAGCAATCCAGCAACCCAGCCAGTCGACGGTCGTAGCATGAAAGCTGCTGGACATGGACACCTCAAAGCCGTTCGCGATGGGTGCCCACGCTAATCATCATATGATTGACTGTCAAATAAAAAAGATCGCAGCCTGCGGCAACTCCTACCGGAGTTTACATTCCTCTGAAGGAACTGCCGCAGGCTGCGATCTTTTCATGGCTCAAGACCGATGCGGAAAAACTCGCCGCCACTCCACACACCCAACCAACGCTCTCCGTCGAACTCACGACTTACCGCCAGCTCCACCAGTTGATAGAACACATTGCGATGGATTAACGCTTCAAGGTTGGTGCGCACATGCACGTACGGCGCCGGCTCTTGGGTGACAGGATCAATCACCACGCGAATCGGATGCTCGGCACCGGCGTCAGTGATTTCGTCGACGTTGGTGGTGAAGCGCAAGATCTGCGCCTCACCCTCACCTTCCACGTCCACGGCAATCGCCACGAAGGGCACGTCATCGACCTTGATGCCGACCTTCTCGACCGGGGTGATGAGGAAGTAATCGTCACCATCGCGACGAATGATGGTGGAGAACAGCTTGACCATCGGCTTGCGACCGATCGGCGTACCCAGGTAATACCACGTACCGTCGCGGGCAATGCGCATGTCGATGTCGCCGCAGAAGTCGGGATTCCACAAGTGGACCGGCGGCAAGCCTTTGGTTTTGGGGATTTGCCCCAACAGGTCGTTGGCTTTTTGCGGGCCACTCATGGCGATCTCCTTGGATTACTAGTCGCTGAGCCCCAGCAAGCTGCGAGCGTACTGCTCCAGCGGCGGGCCCATCAGGTCTTCTGGCTTCTTGTCGTGGAACGTCAGCAAACCGCCACGACTCTTGATACGTGCAGTATCAATCAAATACTGGGTGCTGGTCTCGATCAACATGATCTGAATAACACCGCTGTCGACACCGAGGCGGTCCAGCGCTTCCTGATCCAGCCATTCATCCGAGTTGCCGATGCGGTCGTCAGACTTGGCGAACCGGGTATAGAGCAGGTAATGGGCGCCGACGGAGCGAGCATCGCTCATGGCCTGGTCAAGGCCTTCCGGTGCGCGGGCGCGTCGGACCATCGGGAAGTAATCGACAAAGCCGTCGAACGCCACTTCGGCAATGACGTTAGGTCGTGGATAAACGGCGCTGCCCGGCGGCAGGAATGCGCCCTGGGCGATGTAGACGAACGAGTCCGGCTGAATGCGCAGGTTGTTCACGCGGCGGCTGTCGCTATGGTCCAACAGTCCCGCGTCACTCATGTGGTAGCGAGTCCCTTCGGCCATATCGCTGACATTCATGCAGCCACCAAGCGCCAAAACGGCCAGCAGCAAAACCAGGCTACGCATCCTATCCTCCAGAAGCCGGTGACGGAAAACCGGCGAATGGCGGTGGGATGCAGATTTTGCGCCACTCCTTGCGATCACGGATATTTCCAGATTTATCGTGCTTACCTGTGGCGAGGGAGCTTGCTCCCGCTCGGCTGCGCAGCAGTCGTTAATAGTGAGGAATACTGTGTACTTGAGAATTCAGGGTTGCTTCGCACCTCTGCGGGAGCAAGCTCCCTCGCCACAGGTCCGCTTTAGCCGCCGATAATCTTCATGACCGTCGCCCCGCCGGAAAACGCCACTTCCTGCTTATCGCCCAACGCCTTGACCAGCAACCGCTGCAAGGCCGGCAACGCTTGGTGACGCGGCTTGTCCAGCAAATCACCGACATAGTGACGATTACTCGACGACAGACAGCCATGCAACCATCCCGTAGACGAGAGCCGCAGGCGAGAACAGGTCCGGCAGAACGGCACGCTTTCGTTGGCAATCACACCGAAATGGCCCATGCCCGGAATTTCGTAGCGTACCGCCGTCGCATCAACCGGGGCGTCGGCCTGGAGATACTCGTAGCGATCACCGATCAGGTTCAGTAATTGCTGAAGGCTGACAAACTGCTGCAAGAAGGCGTTGGAGTCGCTGGCCAGGTGGCCCATGCGCATCAGCTCAATGAAGCGCAGCTCATAGCCGCGGTCCAGGCAATAATCGAGCAGTGGCATCACCTGATCGAGGTTCTGCCCGCGCAACGGCACCATGTTGACCTTGATCTTGATGCCAGCGGCGTTCGCCTGGTCCATGCCATCAAGCACCGTCGCCAGATCTCCGCCACGGGCGATAGAGCGGAATGCGCTGGCATCCAGCGTATCGAGGGAAACGTTGATCCGCCGAATACCGGCATCAACCAGCAGCGGCAGCTTCTTCGCCAGCAATTGACCGTTAGTGGTCAGGCTGATGTCTTCCAGGCCCATCTTCCCGACAGCGGTCATGAAGGCTTCGAGTTTCGGGCTGACCAGCGGCTCGCCACCGGTGATGCGTAAACGCTCGATGCCTGCTGCTTCAATCAAATAGGCCACGCCGCGAGCCATGGCCTCGGCCGACAATTCATCCTGCGCAGCCACCAGCCGCTTGCCGTTGGGCACGCAGTAGGTACAAGCGTAATTGCAGGCTGAGGTCAGGCTGATGCGCAAATTGCGAAAACGCCTGCCTTGACGGTCAACGATCATGGATCACTCCGGCGAAAGAAAATCGAACCGCTAAAACTTGACTCACAAATCAAGTTTTAGCAAGTCCCATGCCTGAGTATATTCCTGCGGCATTGCGCCATGTAGGGAAATCACGGCGCAATAAGGCGGCTGAATGGCTCAGCTGCTCGAGGTGTCGGTGTCGCGCTTGCGCTTGTTGCCCATGCGCACGCCGATGTCCATCAAGAACTGGAAAAAACCCTCCTGATCTTCCAGCACATTGCTCCAGAACGGCGAGTGATACAGCGCTACGGCACCGTGCACCAGCGCCCAGGACGCGCAATAGTGGAAATAAGGCGGAACGTCTTCGAGCTTGCCTTCGCTGATGCGGCCCTTGATCAACAAGGTCAGGCGTTCGAAGTTGGAGGCGCGGATCTTGTGCAGCTCCTCGATCATCTCCGGAACCTGGTTGCCCTTGACCACTTTTTCTTCCAGGCGATCGAACAAGCGATAACGCTGTGGATCACGCATGCGGAATTCGAAATAAGCGCGGGACAGGGCTTCCTTGTCCTTGTCGACGTCGGCGGAATGCAGCAGCTCGTTCAAATCGCGCTCGTAGTCGAGCATCAGGCGCAGATAAATCTCGGCTTTGGATTTGAAGTGCTTGTAGATCGTGCCTTTGCCGATACCGACGGCATCAGCAATCATCTCGACGGTGACACTGTCTTCACCTTGTTCGAGGAACAGCTTGAGCGCGGTATCGAGAATTTCTTGCTCGCGGCGACGAAACTCACGGACCTTACGAGGTTCTTTATGCATAAGAAAAGGTCTGTAGGGGTCAAAATTCGAAGCCGCGTATTATGCCTAAATTACGCAAAAATGCACGGATCATCGGACCATATCAGTGTTTCTTGATCATTTCGCACAGGGTCTTCAGTTGATGAGAACTCTTCTGAAGCGGGCGTATTCCAAAATTGTTTAAAAACCGGGGTCAGTAAACTGGCAACGGCGCAATACTGATCAATACTTGAACTGTCGGCGGGGCATCTCCCCCAAGTGTCGCGCCGATATTGGTACCAACGGACCGCGTGCCATTGTTTTACTCCTAATGGTCTTAACCCGGATTCACCCCCCAGAACCCGGGTTTTTTTTGCCTGCGATTTAACCTTTCACGTGCGCCAGCGGAAACAAACGCTTGAAGTTCTCGGTGGTCTGCTCGGCAAATCGCTCGTATGACTCGCCGCGCAGCATTGCCAGAAACTCTGCCACTTCCCGCACATACTGCGGCAAGTTCGGCTTGCCGCGATGGGGGATCGGCGCCAGGTACGGTGAGTCGGTTTCCACCAGCAAACGGTCAGCAGGGACTTTGCTGGCCACATCCCGCAATGCGTCGGCATTGCGGAAAGTGACAATACCGGACAGCGAGATGTAATAGCCCATATCAAGGGCAGCCTTGGCCATGTCCCAGTCTTCGGTGAAGCAATGCAGGACACCCGCCTGGGGCAGCGCCGCTCCCCGCAGCAAATTCAGTGTGTCTTCACGGGCGCCACGGGTGTGGATGATCACTGGCTTGCCGGTTTGCTGCGCGGCTTGCAGGTGCAGGCGGAAAGACTCTTGCTGCAGCTCTGCCGCTTCAGGCTCGTAGTGATAATCCAGACCGGTTTCACCGATCGCCACCACACGCGGATGCTCGAGTTCCTGCAGCAACCAGTCCAGCGCCGGAGCTGCTCCTGGCTGCACGTCCAGCGGATGTACGCCAACCGAGCAGTCGACGTCGTCATACTTTTCTGCAAGGGCTTTGACATCAGCAGCGTTGTCGACGCTGACACCAATACACAGAAAGTGCCCTACCCCGCGCTGACGGGCCGCCTCAAGGGCAGCATCCAGGGAGCCGTCATGGGCGGTGAGGTCGAGGCGATCAAGGTGACAATGGGAATCTACGAGCATAAAAAGGGCTGCTACTTACATCGTATGAGTGGGACGGTCGGATTTGATGGCTCCGGCCAAATGGGTTTCGATTCGACTGCGCGCGGCGTGATCGCCCTCATTGAACTGCACGCCAACCCCGGCTGCGCGGTTACCCTGCGCGCCTTTGGGGGTGACCCAGGCGACCTTGCCGGCCACGGGGATCTTTTCCAGCTCATCCATCAAGTGCAGCAGCATGAACACCTCATCGCCCAACGTGTAGCTCTTGTTGGTCGGAATAAACAGGCCGCCGTTCTTGATGAAGGGCATGTAAGCCGCGTAAAGCACCGACTTGTCCTTGATGGTCAGGGACAAGATACCGTTACGCGGCCCCGGGCTGACAGGTTCTTTCATGCTGACCTCCACTGCGGATGTTCAGAGTCTAGGCCTGACGATCATCTCTGGGTAGGCAAGGACGCCCATTGCACCAGCAGCGCCTCCAGCAGCAACACCCGATTGAGGTTGGCCTTGCTCAACACTTTCTGACGCTGGGCGAGGATCCAGTCCTGAATATTGAGGACTTTCTCCTGTCCGGCTTTTTGCGCCAGGTATTGAATGACCTTGCGCATATCCGTCAGTCCCAACCCGGATTCATCCTGGGTCAGTTGATAACGCAGGATCAAACTCGACCAATCGCAGAACCAGTCGAACAGCAGCAACAACGGAATCGCATTCCAGCCTTCGGCCAGTTGTGTCGGCGATTGTTGCTGCTTGAGCAGTTTCTTCACGCCATCGACCACTTGCGCGCGCTGATCGCGCACGCCCTGGGCCTGAAGGTTGACGGCTGCCAGTGGTGACCCGGCGGCCAGGGTCAGCAATTCAATGCGTTCCTCTTCCGAACAGTCCGGCAGTGCCTTGGCCAACCATTCCCGACTCATGGCTTCACTTGGCAGTGGGCAGGCCTGCTGCACACAGCGGCTCTTGATGGTCGGCAGCAAACGACTCGGCTGGTGGCTGACCAACAGCAACACGGTATCGCCGGACGGCTCTTCCAGGCTTTTGAGCAGGGCGTTGGCGGCATTGATGTTCATCGACTCGACCGGCTCGATCAGCACCACTTTGCGCCCGCCCAATTGTGCAGTCTGGACCACAAAGCTGACCAGATCCCGGACCTGATCGACCTTGATTGCCTTGTCAGCCTCTTCCGGCTCGAGAATGTAATTGTCGGGATGACTGCCGGCCTTGAGCAACAGACAGGATTTGCATTCGCTGC
The Pseudomonas sp. MYb327 DNA segment above includes these coding regions:
- a CDS encoding TatD family hydrolase, producing the protein MLVDSHCHLDRLDLTAHDGSLDAALEAARQRGVGHFLCIGVSVDNAADVKALAEKYDDVDCSVGVHPLDVQPGAAPALDWLLQELEHPRVVAIGETGLDYHYEPEAAELQQESFRLHLQAAQQTGKPVIIHTRGAREDTLNLLRGAALPQAGVLHCFTEDWDMAKAALDMGYYISLSGIVTFRNADALRDVASKVPADRLLVETDSPYLAPIPHRGKPNLPQYVREVAEFLAMLRGESYERFAEQTTENFKRLFPLAHVKG
- a CDS encoding TetR/AcrR family transcriptional regulator, producing the protein MHKEPRKVREFRRREQEILDTALKLFLEQGEDSVTVEMIADAVGIGKGTIYKHFKSKAEIYLRLMLDYERDLNELLHSADVDKDKEALSRAYFEFRMRDPQRYRLFDRLEEKVVKGNQVPEMIEELHKIRASNFERLTLLIKGRISEGKLEDVPPYFHYCASWALVHGAVALYHSPFWSNVLEDQEGFFQFLMDIGVRMGNKRKRDTDTSSS
- a CDS encoding radical SAM protein — its product is MIVDRQGRRFRNLRISLTSACNYACTYCVPNGKRLVAAQDELSAEAMARGVAYLIEAAGIERLRITGGEPLVSPKLEAFMTAVGKMGLEDISLTTNGQLLAKKLPLLVDAGIRRINVSLDTLDASAFRSIARGGDLATVLDGMDQANAAGIKIKVNMVPLRGQNLDQVMPLLDYCLDRGYELRFIELMRMGHLASDSNAFLQQFVSLQQLLNLIGDRYEYLQADAPVDATAVRYEIPGMGHFGVIANESVPFCRTCSRLRLSSTGWLHGCLSSSNRHYVGDLLDKPRHQALPALQRLLVKALGDKQEVAFSGGATVMKIIGG
- a CDS encoding DNA polymerase III subunit delta', encoding MAEAYPWQDSLWQQLAGRTQHAHAYLLHGPAGIGKRALAERLMASLLCQRPTAQGACSECKSCLLLKAGSHPDNYILEPEEADKAIKVDQVRDLVSFVVQTAQLGGRKVVLIEPVESMNINAANALLKSLEEPSGDTVLLLVSHQPSRLLPTIKSRCVQQACPLPSEAMSREWLAKALPDCSEEERIELLTLAAGSPLAAVNLQAQGVRDQRAQVVDGVKKLLKQQQSPTQLAEGWNAIPLLLLFDWFCDWSSLILRYQLTQDESGLGLTDMRKVIQYLAQKAGQEKVLNIQDWILAQRQKVLSKANLNRVLLLEALLVQWASLPTQR
- a CDS encoding PilZ domain-containing protein yields the protein MKEPVSPGPRNGILSLTIKDKSVLYAAYMPFIKNGGLFIPTNKSYTLGDEVFMLLHLMDELEKIPVAGKVAWVTPKGAQGNRAAGVGVQFNEGDHAARSRIETHLAGAIKSDRPTHTM